From Solea senegalensis isolate Sse05_10M linkage group LG16, IFAPA_SoseM_1, whole genome shotgun sequence:
gtaGCACAGTGGAAACGGTGCTGTACCTCAATCTGCCCTCCGCTGTAGCTAATCTCCCCACCTTCCAAGAACAATCACTTAGCATGATTAAAAGACAGCGTGACTGACTTTGTCATCACTTTTGTTGCTGCTAGGAGCCCAGATTTCCTTTCATTATACTTTTTCATCACATCATTTTGTGACTAGAATAGTCATCATCTCCAGGAGCGGCATGTAGTGAACAGGGTCTTGTATGTTTTACCCAGCACAGTTGGAGTTAAGCGCTTTAACAGGAGCTTGGTTTAAAACTAAACATATGACCCTGTATTTTATTCATCTGTCACAACTGCCTCATTTTAGGGAGATTTATTCAGACTGCTGCTCCAGCtgggtttgttttaaaaaaaaaacacttagaGGTGATCTTATAACCCTGGAGAGCACAAGACTCTTATATCACTATTAGTGCCACTATTCCAGTCTCAATTAAGCATACTGAGCAAGCATCCTTTCTACTATGAGGGGACAAAGCAAAGCGAAGTTGCCTCGGAGCTGCGtcactcacttcctgtgatgACCTCACCCAGGCTCCATTTTTGAAAGTGTTCAATAATTCATACtctcccacttcctgtttcttcagCCGCCGCCTGCAACCACAAACTCCCCAGGGATCAGATGATGAAGGAGGTAAGAGCACCCTCGGAATCTCCCCGTGTGTTAACGGATAAAGAGGAGCCCTCCAGTGACTGCTTATCCAGACGTCCAGATAAGCAGTCAAATCATGCTCACTTCATATTTGTCTCTGGATCCGACACGGATTTGTGTGTTCGACCACAGGAGCGAGTGACACCCGTACAATCACAGCCTGTTTGATGTGCATATGCACGGTGAATGAAGTCGTATTCATAGTTGATAGTAGAATATTGCAacagtgtttattgtgtgtttccatcatcaTCGACCACCCTGAGCAAAAAGTGACTGGCAGGTGCCGTTGAATACCGATTTAGCGCCGACATCGCTGCTTTGACTGAAGTCACCTGAGGGCAACTCACCgattctttgctccacaaaCAATGTCAGCGCTGACAGAGAAAATTACTGCCCGAGCTCTGCCGTTGTTTTATGTTTCCACTGCAAAGCAGCGgggaaaatataaaaatttCCTTAGGACAGATCGGTTAGCGACGTTAGAAACAGTGAGGGACTTAATCACATCAGGATTCAGGATTTTTGGAACAAATTCCATTTCAGATTAAAAGAGTCTGTCAATGTTTTcccttaaaaaaacatttagaaaattGCAATGTAGCTCAGAACAGACACACGGATAAAAATCATTAAGTGTTGTGTGCTGAAAGTGTGACATTACTAAGAAAGTATTACAAAACTGATGACAATTTAGTGCAAAAGACATAAATTGCACTGTAAattctttcatatttcttttgCACGTGtttgtatacacacagacacacacatatgaagaGTTCATAGGTTTGGTTCTCTTACAGTTAATGCCGACGGAAAGATTATTACTCTGTGGAGGGGAAACCTCTTAATACAGAGCTGCAGGCAGGGGCAGTGGAAATTACAGTGCTGAGGGTTAGTGAGATAGCCCCGGCGATCTTGATTATGTCCCCTACGCTTATCCCTTATGTCCACTGGCTACAagcacagagggagaaaaagagagggaaaggcTAACTCGGTCCCTTGCTCCCCATCTCCCCATCAGCTGCCCCCACAGCCTCCTGCTGGTCACTTGAAATAGCACCGGCATTGCAAACAGTCATGTGTCTCATGTCTCGGTCAGTGATGTGTGGAATATTGTCCCCCATAAGCCATTTTCAAGTGGATTATGTGCCTTGGTAATCATTGGTCTGGACCCCCCTGCATAGCATATAGTGTTGTGGCGTTCTCTCCAAAGTCGCTGACCAGCGCGTGCCTCCCAGGAGTACTGTGTGTCTACGTTCACAGCAAATCATCCCCATTTGATACTTACATGCTTCAGCGGGAGGAAGCCGGACACGACCGCCACATTCATACATGTCCCACTGAGGGAAGGGAGTCAGAGTAGGTGATGTGTGCCGCGCCGAGGCCAGGCATCATTTTCCTGGTGGAGTCGCCCCTTTGCATCAGAGGAGAACAGCGGCTTGTTTGCAGCTGCTTTAAAGCCCCGCTTGACCTCCAGTAATAGTTTGAATTTGATGCCTgttcaaaacaaatgttttttttttctccacttaaTAACAGACTTTGCATATAGACAGCATTTGCCTCTGTGTTTCACACTGAACTCTCACGGAGAGTGTTAATAGCATATTAGTtgctaaaaatgaaaaaagtgtgtgtgtgtgtgtgtgtgtggacaggaagAGAACCCAGGAATATGTTTGAGGAGAGTTGGACAGCAAGGTTTTTTGATGTCATTGCACTAAGACCATTAAATTTGATTGGGGGTCCAGGGGGGACGGATTCTGCTGAACGCTGTGCTTTGTAAATGAGAGGACAAAGTGTCACCGCGGCCTCATGAATATGAAATACCCGCGCCTGCATTTATTTGGATATcagaaacacagatgaatcTTGTCAGCGGCCAAACGAGTGTCGCATGTTTAATTTGgcttaattacaaaaaaaggagagaaggaaCTAAGTTATCAACAGAGGGCGAGGTTTTGTTGACGGGTCAGGTTTTGACCATGTTGTCCTCCTTCCTTCATCTGACGAGTATGTTTGGAATCGGAATCATTTCCTCTCCATCAGAACACTTTGTAACTTGAACGCGGCACACAGAAATTCAGTGTTCTCTTGGCGATCGATACATTTCTTCAACTCCACTTTATTTCCAGGAGTTATTTTGAAGGAATTGTCACATAGATGCCAAGATATTTCCTCACATCAGATGCAGACTTCCATCTCTTCACCTCTATTTAGGTCCTCTATTGACTTTCCCCTCAGGGTGCAGTACTGTGGTTAGAGATTACTGACAAACCCTCTTCATGCAGTCCAGCTTCCCCCCCCTCTCCCGGACTGTCTATCTGTTCCTCCCTTTTATTTGCTTCTCTGTTCATGTCACTGTCAACACTCGTAGCCGTGGAGCTAATAAGGATGTGCAGTCTGTTGCTCCACCAGAAAACATTGTACAGGAAAGATACATCACACCCACGCTtgtatgacatttttagtaaCTGCACCATATAAAAACATCTATTGCGTTCTATTGGTGTCtctgtgtacatatacacacacacacacatatctatatatatatctatgtctatataTTGTTCTCCAAATACGTCATTAAATCAGTAGCAACTGGGcttatatgtttttttctgctactAATTCAAAGACTTTTGGTGTTCTGTTAGGTTTAATTAAGTCTTATGTAATTTTCtatcagataaaataaaaacaagtcatatGTAATGAAACACTGGGTCAAGAAATAGCTCAATGTagaatataattaaaatataggAACAGAAAGAAAGTGACAATGTACAACTAGTGCACTTTTGTGATGCCGAAGTCTTGGGTCAGGAGCAGCACTCATCGCTGattgcatatttttatttaaagtattgCAGGGAACAAGCACGACATGTGTTGTGGGACAGCACACGCAGCCATGCTCCTCTGTCAATCTACAGATGGTAACAAAGAGGAGCAGCCCGTGTTTGTCGGGGTGGCTGTGGGCTTTGATGGCGCCGCACGGGTCTTCTGCAGGCACCGCGCTGCTGGACGTCTCCTAAACCAAGTGTTGTGTTGCCAGTGACGTGCTGCTGTGCTGCGTGCACAATGCACAGTGGGGCCGAGCGGCTCCTGtaccacactgtgatgcagCTCGTCAGTAAACTGTCAGAGGTGCACCTGTAGAGGTTAGTGAGGATGTTGGTGTTCATGCCAAGCATCCTCACTCTTCCTCACTCTTCCTTAATCATCATCCTTTTGTCTTTAACTGATGTTGAGAAACATGATAAAACATAGGACGCGTTTTTGACgcgttttttttcttgaacccattctttttgttcattattaatgattcatttttctCTAATTAGTTCTATCACATCCCTTATTacactgttttatttccctGCTTCTACAAATGTAGATCTGAAAAAAGGCTGTAGAAAGTTTGCCCTGTCCTTCTTGGGAGTGGAGCCATCCACTGTCCTGTTGTGATTTGCCAATTAAAGTGGGTTCCCACTGTTTGAGCAGCGGGCTGGCGGCTCCTGGCACCGCAGCCCCTGCCAGGCCGCACTGTGACTTCCGACCCCACACAGATGGGCCCACAAGCAAATACTCTTGCACATGGCTGGATGCCTCCCCAGTCGGAGTGGCAGCGTGGACATGGAGGTCGGCCCACCGGCCACTGCAGGTCCTGGAGGTGGGTGGCTCTGACAGGGCCCAAATGCTAAGGTAGCAGGGGGTGCTTTCTGGGGAGCCCCTGGCCAGCGGCCTTCTCACAGCAGGAAGAGCTGCCGCCTCACCTCCTGAATATTCATGGCCGCATGGCTATTGTGACAGGGCAGCTCTTATGAGGATGtaactagagagagagagagggagagggaggagagacagtGCCACACAgactttgtctcacacaaacatgctcacagaaaatgtgtgcttctggctttcctgatttttttttgtacaaattaaaaatgtgttatcttgATTTTTAGATATTCCAGTGATTCCAGACCTTGAGGAAGTGCAGGAAGAAGACCTCACGATGCAAGTTGCAGCTCCACCAAGGtacctctaacacacacacacacacacacacacacacaggtttgcacagctattcttcttaggacactgtattaacttccattcatttggacatctTAAAGCAATAATCCCTTACCTTAAcgtaaccacaattcaaattttagcTGTAAACTTAATTACttatgcctcattaggaccaggttttggtctccatgaggacacaCTCAGAGTATATTCATACACAGGAAACAGTAAACAGCTCAGTAGCTGACTTTTGGTGACTTTGATGGTTACTTGTCCTTGCTTTATCGGCCGAAATGGGGAAATAACAGTAGGGTGTGATTTATACAACTCTGTTACAGGGTCCTTACTAACTGGGCCCTTTGATTTACAGGTCAGTGAGAGACACGCCGACATGTGTCAAATATGTAGCAAGGCTATGACAGCGGTGGAGGTTATTAggctggggcttgctctctgtGCGAGATAATATCCACATTGAACTCATTGTGGGGGCAATGTAGCGTGTAATGTGCAGTAAGTAGGACTGGCATGCACTGCTAGGCCCCGGCCACTTTGAGAGCCCCCCCCCTCGCTTAATTCCAGCCCATAGATAAGCAGCTGGGTTTCAATTTGAAGCGTTTACCACTTGGCAAccgtctcctgctctctgtggTTTTGAGCCTCATTGTGCACAAACTCGAAACTTCTCCGCAGACACGTCACAGTCTTTGGTTTATTAGTTAGTAGTGGAAGTACTGCACTTAAGATTGCTGCTATTATTTTGTCATCACACAGTGGAAGTCTGGGCATCACGGGCCTATTCTGACTTCCTGTCACCTTGTCGTTAGCATTCAGGTGAACCGGGTAATGACCTACAGAGATCTGGACAATGATCTGAAGTATTACTCTGCCTTCCAGACCTTAGTAAGTCAAGaacgtttatttttatatcttcTCAACAATGTTCTCGTCAAGGTGGTCCATTTACTCCTGCAACCGGCGTCACCCCAGTTTGTGCAAGCtaagttcattttttttcctgcaccCTCCTCTCTTCAGGACGGAGAGATCGACTTGAAGCTCCTCACCAAGGTTTTAGCGCCAGAGCAGGAGGTGAAAGAGGTGAGTAGGTTTTTAGTAAATATAGCATGTGATCTCCCAGCGAAGGCCTGTCCAGCTGTTTCTAGAGCACCAGGGGAGCTTGCCACTCTGTCTCACAGGTAATCAAGATTTATGATGTGTACATTAACAGCCTGTGCTCTCCTTCCCCCCCATTCTCCTCCCTTTGCTCCCAGCCCGTGCTCTCTTTCTTGGTGTGTCTCCTTCTGCCTCCTAATTCTTCTTCGCTccctctcttttgtctctcttttgcTCTGCAGGATGATGTGAGCTGGGACTGGGATCATCTGTTTACAGAGGTGTCCTCAGAGCTGCTGATGGAATGGGATCAAGGAGAGAATGAGGAGCAGGCTGCCTTGCCTGTAACATgaggatgtggaggaggaggaggtttggaCTGGGACTTTAAATGGCTCCAGTGGGAACTAGGTGAATGTCCATTACACATAAGGGCCAGTGACTTTGGTTATATTAACTTTAATTACAGTTTGTCGTCCATGTTGTATAttgtgtaaagtgtaaagtgtgtgtgcagcgttTGCTGTCTTTTCTAAATAAAGTTTGCCACATAGCAACCCTGTCCGGCCCGACTTTGGTAAAGTTTTTGAatctcattctttttttttttctttgctattttttaactttatcaGCCAAAAGGCAAATCTGCAAAGCTCCCTGAAAGTGGCTGTCAcggataaaaaataaaaaaaacaacctccctATACTGTTAACATTACCAACACCCTCATACAAGTCCAAGGTTGATAATCAGCTAAGCTGAAATCCAGTTGATTGTGTTCAAATTAACATTCCTCATTAAAGCCCACAACCTTATTGTTATTGACTGTGCCATTGACTTTATCTTCCAGCTCTTCGATAGGCGCAACCCCTTCTTCACTATTATCTCAAATGCATTGAACAGAGTTCCTATTGACACCTGGGGGATTAGCATACATTATACCTTTTGCTGGATAAAGAGGAATGGATATAAGTCTGGCAGGAGGCAGCTGCTGGTGTCAGGTATGTGTTCTTTTAAAGTTCTTAATAAAGTATGTAAAGTCACAACAATAGAATGACTTAAAACGTCTGCGTCATACACACATCGGCACCCAATTTGTCAGTGTAAAGTGGTCGCATGTATCAGCATTCAGTTTTGTCTTTGGTTCATGTGCGTGAATAAGAGAGGAGGCTGTCAGTGTGGGTCCAGGTCTATTAGAGAAACAGCTGTAACATTTACAGATAGTGATTAGGTTTATTTCTGAGGCGCAGGAGCAGTCTCATGGTATTTGGAGATGCACAGCGAAGTCCTCAAGGACACAAGATCTATGCATCGAACAACTCAATCACTGCCCATCACAAATAGATCCAGATTCCCCCCTCTCGTTCGTTTCGCCTTGAATCAACTTCATAATGTGTGATACCTCAGGACAAAGCAAATCACATGGGATGCTTGTGCTCAGAATACTTGTGTGGCACAATATTTGAGCTCAGCGCTCAAATTCAGAGTGACCTCTGTTTCTGTatcagacataaaaacacacactttttttttcttcttttttttttttttaccgccTCCACAATTGGCTGATTTAGCCAGACCTAATGAATTCTGCCCATATGCCCCAAGCAGCTGCTACGTTGCCCCTTCCTCCCGCCCCTGCCGAGCTGCGAAGTGTCCATCCATGTAGAGACAACCTCTAGCTGTCTCTCCGGAGAATGCTAAGCCTGCCACTCCTTTGCTGGCAGCCGGTCGGTGCTGTCTGAGGTGGACTTGGGACGGGACGGGAACTCAGATTAGGGCCCAGTGATCGCGGGTTGTGACCGGCCTCAAATGATTGGCCTGAGCGCCGTTGGATCAGAGAGGGGATTATAGAAAGAGAAAGATCCAGAGATGCTGTTTGGCATATGCATTCATCCAGCTTCTCAAAGTGACCTCTGTCCGCTCACTCTTCCTGCTGTTCTCTTCCCTTCTCCCCCTTCTTTGCCTCCATGTGTCTCGGTGTTTACAGTGTTTCATGATGCTGACTGCGAGGCTGGCGATGACCTCTTGCTGACTGGGCGCGTTCACTTCAATCACGCCAACTGCTGcaatatatacattatttccAGTGAGGAAGACAGTTGTGTTGCCGCAGAGCCTTGTGGTTATTACGATAGCTTTCAGATGAACATTGTGTCACTGGGGAGGTTCTCTCACGAGGAGTCTGAAGCCGTGTTGATGCTGTGTTTATCAGATCAGATGATAAAGGCCTCACATGGGTTTAgggtgtcatttgtttttccttgacatttttctattaaaataatAGAGCCATTACCGCTGAGGAGATCCAGTGTATGCTGCCCTCGTCGCGAGCGATGacacaatgtttaaaaatctTTGATTTGTTGAGACACCAAATCTTACAGTTTATTTAGGAAAAGGGAAGTTTTTCCGGCGTGTGAAtctgcagtgtttattttaagcagcagtttgtTACTAAAGGCTCAGGCCAGTAAGGACCAGCTGAGGACATAGAGCTCTCAGGCCACTGAGTTTAAACGGGTAATATATCCTTGCTTTTATTTGGTCCCTTGGattacttttccttttttgtggcaaagaaaacaaatgttaggaagtaatacaattttaaaaataagaataaaaaaaaaacagacgaaGGCcccattattttaatatttcccTGCTCCTTGTTGCCAAGTCTTAATGTATTTTGATATTGTGCTCTAATTGGAAGGATAGAATAGAGATAATATGCTTCCAGCTCTACCCAATATGCCGTGGTGTTGACAGAAGTTTATACATCTTATCTGGTCTCAATATCAGCCTTCCATATGGCCCAGAAGCAATATGCTGAGGTGTAATTAAAGAAAATGGGGGAGATGTGGAGATAACTTGGGCCCGATGTTGGGGCCCCTCTGACACAGAGTGAGGGGTGAGGACAGACATGCTGAAGCTCAAGGAATATTAGCGCCAGTTCATTCCACCAGGGGCCGCGAGCCTGTCGTGGCCTCCCTGTCACTGCAGGAGCCGAGCGAGCCGCGAGAGGACGACTGTCCCTTTTTTAAAACGGGTAGAACATGAACTCGTCCTTCTTTTTGAGTCAGGATGAGAGATCcatgtttttgcacattaaTTCACGACGTTGGAGACACGCAAGGTCAATTCAAATGACTCATGTGGTCTTTGAAACAAGCCTCAAACAGGAGCCACAGTGTTGATTTTGCCATGATATTTTAAGTTTAAGGGGAGAAATCCGCTCCACAGGACTAAGGCGAGCAGATCaatgtcattttttcttttcttttgttgatcaAAAATGGGGGTTTGTCTTTGAATAAGTGACATAaaactgatgttttatttttccgtATACTGCTCCTTTTAAAAGCATACAGGGAATTGTGGGAGAGGAACAGGAAATGActccacaaaagagatgatgaAAGAGATATTTTTCAAGACCTAAAGTTTGATGGGCTAATTTTTTTGTTCCACCAGTGTTGCCACTGCTATTTATCTCTTCTTTAGTTAATATTCTATGGCTCCAAATCCCTTTTTGTTTACCCCAGGTGGGCTTGGACATGAAACGACAAGGACTCTGGCAGCTTGGAAAGCCCCTGGGCATCTTACGGCCGTCATGTTGTCAAAAGACCTgcggtgtgtgtgggggtggggggggagagtAAGAGGGCcgtgaatgtttttttcaagtgtAAACCACGAGATTGAGGGTAGGGCTTCTGTTCTTTTTGTAACAGTGAGATTGGctgcattcattattattattattattgttctcttctctcctcaggCTGAGGGTCGGGAGGCGAGACGGGTTTGAACATGAAATACAGTTGGGCTCCACATTTGTcagctatttttattatttcccttCTTCACCTCTCAGTCCTGTACACGaggttcattcatttttcacatgaCTGCTTTTCTTATCATTGTGGGCCCTCTCCGCTGGCCTATGAGTGACTTaaaggcaataaaacacaaaacattctgTAAAACACGGATGCCTCTCGAGTCACGGAGGCCCTGCAATGCCTCTCTGGGAAATTATGATAATAACTCAGTGGTGGTTGGAGTGTCCAGGTCGCTGTGGGGCTGGCTGCAAGGGGAAAAGGTTCACCAAGGTCTTCTGGGCAGGGACAGGTCAAGGTGGCCTGTTGGGCCTCACCATTCACCCCCTTCTGTCATAAACTCTTTCCATCATGCAGGATGCCGGCTGCGGCCAGGTACACAGCAGAACCTCTTTGTCTTGTAGCTGCTGGCGATAAAGCAGGGGCTGATGGGAGAGTGgttgtgtgttggccctgtggtGAGCGGCGAGGTCAGCCGAGGAGCTTATCATGGCCAGCAGAGAAAAACGCTTGAGTCAACAGAACTCCATGGTTTGCCCTCTGTgggtcacaaacacacactcgtgCTACGACGCTTTGAACTTGGtactttttattgttgttaccCGTGACAGAAAGTtataagacagcaagggaactGTCTGGTCATGGATTTTTGGAGCCCGGGTTTGCTGCTGGGtgaagggaaggagggagggagggggtggcTGTAGCCCCACAACACCTCCTGACTGTGTGAATGAGAAGGAGCGAGGACAGGAAGAGAGTGAGGGCTCCACCACTGAGGTGCTGACAGAGGGGGATCGAGGGGCTGAGATTGCACCTGTTCCAGCCCAGCAACCTCCCAGCAGGGCTTCACCAGAGTCTCAGCCTTCTCCTGGCATCTGTGATGGGGGCCAGGGCCAGTCCCACCTCCAGCGCTCGCTCCACCTCTTCTTTGCTTGTGGAGAGAGATGAGAAACGCTAGAGGCTCCATCTGCCGAGTGCTCGCCGCGGTCTCTGCGGCCCGCCTGGGGAAGGGGGTTGCTGGGCCTCCGTGACTCTGCCACGGGGTCTCTCAGTGGTAGACCACAACGAGGCACATCACACGTCACATACCAGCTGGCCAGGCTCTCTCCACTGTAAACAGAGACTAATGACcactcaacaaacacacacacacggccctTGGTagaatggaggaggaggaggaggaggagggggcacGTAAGTGAAACAGCTCGGCTTGGTTTGGATAAAGGAAAACAGCTTCCTGAGGTTACTTGACAGGAtttgctgctgcaggagaaagTGATTGAGCCTGCGGTGGGAGCTCACCATCACAGTGGGATGTTGCTGAAGCTACTCGCCAGGTCCGACTCCGTCAGGCCACGACATCACAGTCCACTGTTTCCTGGATGGTGTGCGACATCACAGGCCTCCTGTTGCTCCACAAACCCCCGGGCTCAAGCTGGACACCCACTGAATCTGTGAAGCTCTCTCATGTCGGAGCACTGTTCTGAGGAAGTGCATGCAGAGCTATGAATTCTGGTGCTGGGTCCTTTCTACATAAACAAGTCTAATTCACAGATATTTCcctataaataattaaaaattaaaaatcttttattattatacgGCAGAGCTGCCTTGGCATTTGTGTCTCCAAACTGAAGGACATTTGGTCatgtttcctgtcctgtctcATGCAGGACCTTCCTTGTTCGTGTCTCCACTGTAGGCTCAGTTTTCTCAAGAAACCCCCCTTTTCCAtcaaattacaattatttttagCGTCTGCCGACCAGATCATTTCACATATGTCCTGCCATCTCATTTGCCCCAAATGTCCCCCAACTTATGCATGTatggatataaataaatatatgaatcaCAGGATAGGAGTAGTGTGACATTGAGTGTTATTCCCCAGTTAGACAAGGAGAGGCAGGGAGGTCACTCGGCTACACTGAGCCACTGGCAGCCCAGGCCCCGCTGGTCCACTGGAGTGACTGGGCTTCATCTACAAACTCGCAATAAATATCTGgccatcatttattttaattcactcCTTTCTTGCTCAGATGGAATGGATTCTTAACCTTGTAGGACAAGGACACCCGCATGCTGCCTGACTTGCCTTAGCTGCTAAATTATTCTTCATTCTTCAGGGGGAacggggaagaaaaaaaagaaaagaaaaaaagagtccaGCGTTGCTCAAACTGTCAGCTCCAATGAAAAGCACGCCTGAAAACGTTGTCACTGAACCTCTGGACAAGGAAAGAGAAGGGGAGTGGGCAGCtaaagacagagtgagagaagtGGGGGAGAAAGACTTGGGGGGAGGGGGTTAGCAGCCTCCAGAGTGATTTATTTGCCAAATCAGGACACAATGAGTCGATTATGAGTCCTCTAATAAGAGAGAGTGTTTGGGGACCCACTAATTGGGCATGATTGAGTTGCAGTCTGGGAGCCGGGCGAAAAGGGAACCTGGTCGGCGGCTGTCATGCAATCATCAGCTAATCAGAGCTTTGAAATTAAAACTGCGTGTTTAGGGTAGAGGATGGGAT
This genomic window contains:
- the LOC122782593 gene encoding intraflagellar transport protein 43 homolog isoform X4, with protein sequence MDENFPLGDTGAVKNAVKSGRRARLAADQSSLEDSRYARKSSTSASMGEAPPPKPARRQGGWAEESSGSGSAKSSRRPAAEDLEDRRLQPQTPQGSDDEGDIPVIPDLEEVQEEDLTMQVAAPPSIQVNRVMTYRDLDNDLKYYSAFQTLDGEIDLKLLTKVLAPEQEVKEDDVSWDWDHLFTEVSSELLMEWDQGENEEQAALPVT
- the LOC122782593 gene encoding intraflagellar transport protein 43 homolog isoform X3, producing MDENFPLGDTGAVKNAVKSGRRARLAADQSSLEDSRYARKSSTSASMGEEDEEEAPPPKPARRQGGWAEESSGSGSAKSSRRPAAEDLEDRRLQPQTPQGSDDEGDIPVIPDLEEVQEEDLTMQVAAPPSIQVNRVMTYRDLDNDLKYYSAFQTLDGEIDLKLLTKVLAPEQEVKEDDVSWDWDHLFTEVSSELLMEWDQGENEEQAALPVT
- the LOC122782593 gene encoding intraflagellar transport protein 43 homolog isoform X1; the encoded protein is MDENFPLGDTGAVKNAVKSGRRARLAADQSSLEDSRYARKSSTSASMGEEDEEEAPPPKPARRQGGWAEESSGSGSAKSSRRPAAEDLEDRRLQPQTPQGSDDEGDIPVIPDLEEVQEEDLTMQVAAPPSIQVNRVMTYRDLDNDLKYYSAFQTLDGEIDLKLLTKVLAPEQEVKEPVLSFLVCLLLPPNSSSLPLFCLSFALQDDVSWDWDHLFTEVSSELLMEWDQGENEEQAALPVT
- the LOC122782593 gene encoding intraflagellar transport protein 43 homolog isoform X2 — protein: MDENFPLGDTGAVKNAVKSGRRARLAADQSSLEDSRYARKSSTSASMGEAPPPKPARRQGGWAEESSGSGSAKSSRRPAAEDLEDRRLQPQTPQGSDDEGDIPVIPDLEEVQEEDLTMQVAAPPSIQVNRVMTYRDLDNDLKYYSAFQTLDGEIDLKLLTKVLAPEQEVKEPVLSFLVCLLLPPNSSSLPLFCLSFALQDDVSWDWDHLFTEVSSELLMEWDQGENEEQAALPVT